From Salvia splendens isolate huo1 chromosome 3, SspV2, whole genome shotgun sequence, a single genomic window includes:
- the LOC121794915 gene encoding uncharacterized protein LOC121794915, translating into MDWQFANLTKICLDHRSRQQHQCKKSLLQRIYKRGSCTFIIFLYIISAICPVRSVTFNDTNQDFRPKKMKLIRAHLARINKPSVKTIQSPDGDIIDCVPSHKQPAFDHPKLKGQKPLDPPQRLRGRKTRVYEENFQMWSMSNEFCPQGTIPLRRTRAKDVARAANVQTFGKKIRPVVRDTSSNGHEHAVGYVSGDEYYGAKASINVWAPVVSNQYEFSLSQMWVIAGSFGDDLNTIEAGWQVSPELYGDNYPRFFTYWTSDAYQATGCYNLLCSGFVQTNNKIAIGAAISPTSSYNGGQFDISLLVWKDPKHGNWWLEFGNGVLVGYWPSFLFTHLRDHATMVQFGGEIVNSESSSSHTSTQMGSGHFAGEGFGKASYFRNLQVVDWDNNLMPLSNLRVLADHPNCYDIQGGINKVWGNYFYYGGPGKNAKCP; encoded by the exons ATGGATTGGCAATTTGCAAATCTTACCAAGATATGTTTGGATCACAGAAGCAGACAGCAACACCAATGCAAAAAATCGTTACTACAAAGAATCTACAAAAGAGGCTCTTGCACCTTCATCATATTCCTATACATCATCTCCGCCATCTGCCCTGTCCGATCAGTAACCTTCAACGACACCAATCAAGACTTCCGACCAAAGAAGATGAAGCTCATCAGAGCCCATCTCGCCAGAATCAACAAGCCCTCCGTTAAGACAATTCAG AGCCCGGATGGTGATATAATCGACTGCGTGCCATCGCACAAGCAGCCAGCCTTCGATCACCCCAAGCTAAAAGGACAGAAGCCATTG GATCCACCGCAGAGGCTGAGGGGGCGGAAAACAAGAGTGTATGAAGAAAATTTCCAGATGTGGAGCATGTCTAATGAGTTCTGCCCACAAGGAACAATTCCCCTTAGAAGAACTAGAGCCAAAGATGTAGCCAGAGCTGCCAATGTTCAAACCTTCGGAAAGAAGATTCGCCCCGTTGTCCGAGATACATCCAGCAATGGCCATGAG CATGCTGTTGGATATGTGAGTGGAGATGAGTATTATGGGGCAAAAGCAAGTATAAATGTATGGGCTCCTGTGGTTTCAAATCAGTATGAATTCAGCTTATCACAAATGTGGGTTATAGCAGGCTCCTTTGGGGATGATCTCAACACCATTGAAGCTGGCTGGCAG GTTAGCCCAGAGCTTTATGGAGACAACTATCCTAGGTTCTTCACATACTGGACT AGCGACGCGTATCAGGCAACGGGATGTTACAATTTGCTATGCTCGGGATTTGTTCAGACCAACAATAAAATAGCGATTGGTGCAGCAATTTCACCAACTTCATCTTACAATGGTGGCCAATTTGACATTAGCCTCTTAGTATGGAAG GATCCGAAACACGGAAATTGGTGGTTGGAATTCGGGAACGGCGTTTTAGTGGGTTATTGGCCTTCGTTCTTGTTCACACATCTAAGGGATCATGCGACCATGGTCCAGTTCGGAGGAGAGATTGTGAATAGTGAAAGTTCGAGTTCACATACATCGACACAAATGGGGAGTGGTCATTTCGCAGGGGAAGGATTTGGAAAAGCCTCTTATTTTCGAAATCTTCAAGTTGTTGATTGGGATAATAATTTGATGCCATTATCCAATCTTCGAGTTTTGGCGGATCATCCCAACTGTTATGATATACAAGGCGGGATCAATAAGGTTTGGGGAAATTATTTTTACTATGGAGGGCCAGGCAAAAATGCCAAGTGCCCTTGA